A region of Paractinoplanes abujensis DNA encodes the following proteins:
- a CDS encoding aldo/keto reductase, which produces MEYRTLGRSGCAVSTLCLGTMTFGNESDEKVSHAQLDRFVEAGGTFVDTADVYSKGESERIIGRWLAARPADVTDAVVLATKGRFPMADDPNGAGLSTRHLTRALDASLSRLGVDAVDLYQAHAWDPITPLDETLRTLDGFVRAGKIRYYGFSNFTGWQLTKAVALARELGLTGPVSLQPQYNLLVREIEYEVVPASLDAGLGLLPWSPLGGGWLTGKYQRDQRPTGTSRLGDNPERGMEAYDRRNVARTWDVVEAVQRVAEARGVSMAEVALAWVTDRPAVTSTILGARTLDQLDANLKAAGLHLSAEETAALDEASDPRPNDYPYGPLGIDQRGRSI; this is translated from the coding sequence ATGGAATACCGCACGCTTGGACGCAGCGGATGCGCCGTCTCCACCCTCTGCCTGGGCACGATGACCTTCGGCAACGAGTCCGACGAGAAGGTCTCGCACGCTCAGCTCGACCGGTTCGTCGAGGCCGGGGGCACGTTCGTCGACACCGCCGACGTGTACTCCAAGGGCGAGTCGGAACGGATCATCGGCCGCTGGCTGGCCGCGCGCCCGGCCGACGTGACCGACGCCGTCGTGCTGGCCACCAAGGGCCGCTTCCCGATGGCTGACGACCCCAACGGCGCCGGGCTGTCCACCCGCCACCTGACCCGCGCGCTCGACGCCTCGCTGAGCCGGCTCGGCGTCGACGCGGTCGACCTCTACCAGGCCCACGCGTGGGATCCGATCACCCCGCTGGACGAGACGCTGCGCACCCTGGACGGGTTCGTCCGGGCCGGCAAGATCCGTTACTACGGTTTCTCCAACTTCACCGGCTGGCAGCTCACCAAGGCGGTGGCGCTGGCCCGCGAACTCGGCCTGACCGGCCCGGTCAGCCTGCAACCGCAGTACAACCTGCTGGTCCGCGAGATCGAGTACGAGGTCGTCCCGGCCTCGCTCGACGCCGGGCTGGGCCTGCTGCCGTGGAGCCCGCTCGGCGGCGGCTGGCTGACCGGCAAATATCAGCGCGACCAGCGGCCCACCGGCACCTCCCGGCTCGGCGACAACCCGGAGCGGGGCATGGAGGCGTACGACCGGCGCAACGTTGCCCGCACGTGGGACGTGGTGGAGGCCGTGCAGCGCGTCGCCGAGGCGCGGGGCGTGTCGATGGCCGAGGTGGCGCTGGCCTGGGTCACCGACCGGCCCGCCGTGACCTCGACGATCCTGGGCGCGCGCACCCTCGACCAGCTGGACGCCAACCTCAAGGCGGCCGGGCTGCACCTGAGCGCCGAGGAGACCGCGGCCCTGGACGAGGCGAGCGATCCGCGGCCCAACGACTACCCGTACGGGCCTCTCGGCATCGACCAGCGCGGGCGCAGCATCTAA
- a CDS encoding sensor histidine kinase, which translates to MRLARSARGWWRSAAWPLLIWLLLGAAGTTGLLWQQHNSRQASDQRFELRVALMRDFVTSYTTDLIQRESVQARASLTGTSVERAQFSQAVAGFGYPAAVLIDDRGRVLQVVPADPTAIGKEIASRYPHLRTALRQGRPAVSPVVRSAVRGVPVVAFAVPFDSLSGRRVFSGAVPVRDGPLSAYLSSALSLSGAQVQLVDSAGSIVAANRPLDAELPTLATENGALAAAVRQGEHGRYLAGGEWWRYSSTPIAGTPWRLTATVSEQVLYGAQAGSEIAGRAGLIGAAAVGLLVVVAIARAGRSRQELATSEQRFRRVFDDAAIGMTLTDDHGRFVRVNPAACELFGRTEADLTGRRYADVMHPDDVETVRAHGRACLAGHTSGFRLDVRYVHADGLTRETSTTSALLRDGEGRPTHFATQIVDMTERNALERARLADEAELAQRAQQLQEANGHLADFIAMLSHDVQQPLTKIVGLGELLLEDWDVSSEDDKHNDVQRITRAGNQASDLVNDVLTLARLDAGAMRARPVSLDLCHLVRTVVAAHQAGGTPVTVVAPDQTRGRADSKLLELILGNLLSNAVKYGEPPYEVTVANRAGHVEIRVADHGEGVPPAFVPHLFDRFTRADSGVAVSASGTGLGLYLVRQLAEASGLTVGYRPHEPRGATFVVTVPHGDDEEPRPGFSRAALKAHGIQSRPNQRR; encoded by the coding sequence GTGCGGTTAGCTCGCAGTGCGCGAGGGTGGTGGCGATCCGCGGCGTGGCCGCTGCTGATCTGGCTGCTGCTGGGCGCGGCCGGGACGACCGGCCTGCTGTGGCAGCAGCACAACAGCCGGCAGGCGTCGGACCAGCGCTTCGAGCTGCGCGTCGCCCTGATGCGCGACTTCGTGACCAGCTACACCACCGACCTCATCCAGCGCGAGAGTGTGCAGGCCCGCGCCTCGCTGACCGGCACCTCGGTCGAGCGGGCCCAGTTCAGTCAGGCCGTCGCCGGCTTCGGCTACCCCGCGGCGGTGCTGATCGACGACCGGGGCCGGGTGTTGCAGGTCGTGCCGGCCGACCCCACGGCGATCGGTAAGGAAATCGCTTCGCGCTACCCGCACCTGCGGACCGCGCTGCGGCAGGGGCGTCCGGCGGTGTCACCGGTCGTCCGTTCGGCGGTCCGCGGCGTACCGGTGGTGGCCTTCGCCGTGCCGTTCGACTCCCTGTCGGGACGGCGCGTGTTCTCCGGCGCGGTCCCCGTCCGCGACGGCCCGCTGTCGGCCTATCTGAGCAGCGCGTTGTCGTTGTCCGGGGCCCAGGTCCAGCTGGTCGACTCGGCCGGCAGCATCGTCGCCGCCAACCGGCCGCTCGACGCCGAGTTGCCCACGCTGGCCACCGAGAACGGCGCCCTCGCGGCGGCCGTGCGGCAGGGCGAGCACGGCCGCTACCTGGCGGGCGGTGAGTGGTGGCGGTACAGCTCGACGCCCATCGCCGGCACCCCGTGGCGGCTGACCGCCACCGTCAGCGAACAGGTGCTGTACGGGGCTCAGGCCGGCAGCGAGATCGCCGGGCGGGCCGGTCTGATCGGCGCGGCCGCGGTCGGCCTGCTGGTCGTTGTGGCCATCGCCCGGGCCGGGCGCAGCCGCCAGGAATTGGCCACCAGCGAGCAACGGTTCCGCAGGGTGTTCGACGACGCCGCCATCGGCATGACCCTGACCGACGACCACGGCCGGTTCGTCCGCGTCAATCCGGCTGCCTGCGAACTGTTCGGCCGGACCGAGGCCGACCTGACCGGCCGCCGGTACGCCGACGTCATGCACCCGGACGACGTCGAGACGGTCCGGGCTCACGGCCGCGCCTGCCTCGCCGGGCACACCAGCGGCTTCCGGCTGGACGTCCGCTACGTGCACGCCGACGGGCTCACCCGCGAGACCTCGACCACCAGCGCCCTGCTGCGCGACGGCGAGGGCCGGCCGACCCACTTCGCCACCCAGATCGTCGACATGACCGAACGCAACGCGCTGGAACGGGCCCGGCTGGCCGACGAGGCCGAACTGGCCCAGCGGGCCCAGCAGCTGCAGGAGGCCAACGGGCACCTGGCCGACTTCATCGCGATGCTCAGCCACGACGTCCAGCAGCCCCTCACCAAGATCGTGGGGCTGGGTGAGCTGCTCCTGGAGGACTGGGACGTCTCGTCGGAGGACGACAAGCACAACGACGTCCAGCGGATCACGCGGGCCGGCAATCAGGCCAGCGACCTGGTCAACGACGTGCTCACGCTGGCCCGGCTGGACGCCGGCGCCATGCGGGCCCGGCCCGTCAGCCTCGACCTGTGCCACCTGGTGCGCACCGTGGTCGCCGCCCACCAGGCCGGCGGCACCCCGGTCACCGTCGTCGCCCCCGATCAGACCCGCGGCCGGGCCGACAGCAAGCTGCTCGAACTGATCCTCGGCAACCTGCTCAGCAACGCCGTCAAGTACGGCGAGCCGCCGTACGAGGTGACCGTGGCCAACCGGGCCGGCCACGTCGAGATCCGCGTGGCCGACCACGGCGAGGGCGTGCCGCCGGCGTTCGTGCCGCACCTGTTCGACCGGTTCACCCGGGCCGACAGCGGGGTCGCGGTCAGCGCCAGCGGCACCGGGCTCGGTCTCTACCTGGTGCGGCAACTGGCCGAGGCCAGCGGGCTGACGGTCGGCTACCGGCCCCACGAACCCCGTGGCGCGACCTTCGTGGTCACCGTGCCGCACGGCGACGACGAAGAGCCGCGGCCGGGGTTCAGCCGGGCCGCCCTCAAGGCCCACGGCATCCAGAGCCGCCCGAACCAGCGCCGTTAG
- a CDS encoding AfsR/SARP family transcriptional regulator, which yields MSLVAGSAVLEVRLLGPVELWAGSRPLPVGEPRQRAVLAALACDAGRVVTAETLIDRVWGEAAPARARHTLQSHLARVRAALRRGGDDPLVRRSGGYLLDLPADRVDLLRFRALTEQARGDLGRLREAVGLWRGEPLAGLAGDWAASMRAAWDSERLVAVVAWAEAELAAGDPVAVIGPLSTIVQEQPFVEPVTVALMRALHAIGRTADALGQYEALRRRLADELGADPAPATQAAHAAVLTSNGNAATGTVEPVPDEPVPAQLPADVTGFAGRAEALAALDKVPSLAVIGGSAGVGKTALAVHWAHRAAGRFPDGQLYVDLRGFGPSGAARDRGGAAGDRGGAAEDGAARDGAAMDPGEAVRGFLGALGVPAPRIPAEAAAQSALLRSRLAGKRIVLVLDNARDSDQVRPLLPGAGSCVTVVTSRNQLTGLVAADGAHPLRLDVLSQGEARELLDRRLGPDRTAAEPGAGDAIIDLCAGLPLALTLAVAHAVMQPALGLATLADGLAGTRQRWSTLTGDTPGTDVRAVFSWSYEALSPAAARLFRLLGAHPGPDFAPAAVEHADELSELVRSSLITEHTPGRYRLHDLMQAYAEELETDPAARDEATARLFGHYLGVAAAGALLLAPARLAPVLPIEPAAGLTDAAAAMRWFAAERAVLLAWAARTGGDRPWQVAWTLDTYLYRQGPWHDLVTVWEAALATVRNEPARAYAHYRLARAWTLLERPAEADRHYGLSLEVYERAGDAPGQSQVHHEMAILRERQGRMRDALTHAERALELSDHAVVNTLNTIGFYRAQLGDFAGALEACEQALALCDDSDDDIRAAIWDSLGFIRHGLGEHDAAVACYETALALYRRIGDLYWVADTLVHLGDTHRDTGRSARARAAWQEALSLFEELGHAHAAEVRSRLS from the coding sequence ATGTCTCTTGTCGCCGGGAGTGCTGTGCTCGAGGTGCGCCTGCTGGGCCCCGTGGAACTCTGGGCCGGGTCACGACCACTGCCGGTCGGGGAACCGCGGCAGCGTGCGGTGCTCGCCGCGCTGGCCTGTGACGCGGGCCGGGTGGTCACGGCCGAGACCCTGATCGACCGGGTGTGGGGCGAGGCCGCGCCGGCCCGGGCCCGCCACACCCTGCAGTCCCACCTGGCCCGGGTGCGGGCCGCGCTGCGCCGGGGCGGGGACGACCCGCTGGTCCGGCGTTCCGGCGGCTACCTGCTGGACCTGCCGGCCGACCGGGTCGACCTGCTGCGGTTCCGCGCGCTCACCGAGCAGGCGCGGGGTGACCTCGGGCGGCTGCGCGAGGCGGTCGGGTTGTGGCGTGGCGAACCGCTGGCCGGGCTGGCCGGTGACTGGGCCGCCTCGATGCGCGCGGCCTGGGACTCCGAACGTCTCGTGGCCGTCGTGGCCTGGGCCGAGGCCGAGCTCGCGGCGGGCGACCCGGTCGCGGTGATCGGGCCGCTGAGCACGATCGTGCAGGAGCAGCCGTTCGTCGAGCCGGTCACGGTCGCGCTGATGCGGGCGCTGCACGCGATCGGCCGCACCGCCGACGCGCTGGGTCAGTACGAGGCGTTGCGCCGCCGGCTCGCCGACGAGCTGGGCGCCGATCCTGCCCCGGCCACTCAGGCCGCGCACGCCGCCGTTCTGACCAGCAACGGCAACGCGGCCACGGGGACGGTCGAGCCGGTGCCGGACGAGCCCGTGCCGGCTCAGCTGCCGGCCGATGTGACCGGGTTCGCCGGGCGGGCCGAGGCGCTGGCCGCCCTGGACAAGGTGCCGTCGCTGGCCGTCATCGGTGGTTCGGCCGGGGTGGGCAAGACCGCGCTGGCCGTGCATTGGGCGCATCGCGCGGCCGGCCGTTTCCCCGACGGCCAGCTCTACGTCGACCTGCGTGGCTTCGGCCCGAGCGGCGCGGCGAGAGACCGCGGCGGCGCGGCAGGGGACCGGGGCGGCGCGGCGGAGGACGGCGCGGCGAGGGATGGCGCGGCGATGGACCCGGGGGAGGCGGTCCGCGGCTTCCTGGGTGCGCTGGGTGTCCCCGCGCCCCGCATCCCGGCCGAGGCCGCCGCCCAGTCGGCGCTGCTGCGCAGCCGGCTCGCGGGCAAACGGATCGTGCTGGTGCTCGACAACGCCCGCGACAGCGACCAGGTGCGCCCCCTGCTGCCCGGCGCCGGCTCCTGCGTGACCGTGGTGACCAGCCGCAACCAGCTCACCGGGCTGGTCGCGGCGGACGGCGCCCACCCGCTGCGGCTGGACGTGCTCAGTCAGGGCGAGGCGCGGGAATTGCTGGACCGCCGGCTCGGCCCGGACCGTACGGCGGCCGAGCCCGGAGCCGGTGACGCCATCATCGACCTGTGCGCGGGGCTGCCACTGGCCCTCACGCTGGCCGTCGCGCACGCCGTCATGCAGCCCGCGCTCGGCCTGGCGACCCTGGCCGACGGGCTGGCCGGCACCCGGCAGCGGTGGTCCACGCTCACCGGCGACACCCCGGGCACCGACGTACGGGCGGTCTTCTCCTGGTCGTACGAGGCGTTGAGCCCGGCCGCGGCCCGGCTGTTCCGGCTGCTCGGCGCGCACCCGGGCCCGGATTTCGCCCCGGCCGCGGTGGAGCACGCCGACGAGTTGTCCGAACTGGTCCGGTCGAGTCTGATCACCGAGCACACGCCCGGCCGGTACCGGCTGCACGACCTGATGCAGGCGTACGCGGAGGAGCTGGAGACCGACCCGGCCGCGCGCGACGAGGCCACGGCCCGGCTGTTCGGCCACTATCTGGGCGTGGCCGCGGCCGGGGCATTGCTGCTGGCGCCGGCCCGGCTCGCCCCGGTCCTGCCGATCGAGCCGGCCGCGGGTCTCACCGACGCCGCGGCGGCCATGCGCTGGTTCGCCGCGGAACGGGCCGTGCTGCTGGCCTGGGCCGCCCGCACCGGCGGTGACCGGCCGTGGCAGGTGGCCTGGACGCTGGACACCTACCTGTACCGCCAGGGCCCGTGGCACGACCTGGTCACCGTGTGGGAGGCGGCGCTGGCCACGGTGCGCAACGAGCCGGCCCGGGCGTACGCGCACTACCGGCTGGCCCGGGCGTGGACCCTGCTGGAGCGCCCGGCCGAGGCCGACCGGCACTACGGGCTCTCGCTCGAGGTCTACGAACGGGCCGGGGACGCCCCCGGGCAGTCCCAGGTGCACCACGAGATGGCGATCCTGCGCGAGCGGCAGGGCCGGATGCGCGACGCCCTGACCCACGCCGAACGGGCCCTGGAGCTCTCCGACCACGCCGTCGTGAACACGCTCAACACGATCGGCTTCTACCGGGCGCAGCTGGGCGACTTCGCCGGGGCGCTCGAGGCCTGCGAGCAGGCGCTGGCGTTGTGCGACGACAGCGACGACGACATCCGGGCCGCCATCTGGGACAGCCTCGGCTTCATCCGGCACGGCCTGGGCGAGCACGACGCGGCGGTCGCGTGCTACGAGACGGCGCTGGCGCTGTACCGCCGGATCGGCGATCTCTACTGGGTGGCCGACACATTGGTCCACCTGGGCGACACGCACCGCGACACCGGCCGGTCGGCGCGGGCCCGGGCGGCCTGGCAGGAGGCGCTGAGCCTGTTCGAGGAGCTGGGTCACGCCCACGCGGCCGAGGTGCGGTCCCGCCTGTCCTGA
- a CDS encoding ABC transporter substrate-binding protein — MRASRMRATRFRAVIAAGAVATLMIGLAGCADSDRDNGGGEGSSSGGTFIFAGAGDPKNFDPIFNDDGESFRPIRQMYDTLVTHKPGTAELVGGLAESWENDATGKVWTFKLRQNVKFHDGTPLDAAAVCANFDRWYTMKGEAAQSQMIYYQDVFGGFEGSPDAVYDNCKAQDASTAVVTMKKYKGAFPGAFALTAFSIVSPEAVKKYDGNTVTQNGDSFAYSAFANEHPTGTGAFTYGGWNKATGEITLTKNPDYWGDKAKVDKMIIKIIKDENTRKQELRAGTVQAIDFPAPADRKALAGEGYKVLDRPAFNILYLGINQKNPKLRDLRVRQAIAYALNRAQLVQTKGPGGAAVADQFLPDTVLGYAPDVQKYEYNVDKAKQLLSEAGATGLTLNFYYPTEVTRPYMPNPQEIFTVLANDLQAAGIKINGVPRPWNGGFKDDVQQFGKQDLHILGWTGDYNDPGNFVGTFFGRAKPEFGDDAMTEMFSAIGKADATVDEAGKKAAFEQVNRDLATKWLPAVPIWHAPPALATAKNVEGLVPSPLTAETFNSVSLTK; from the coding sequence ATGCGTGCATCACGAATGCGGGCGACCAGGTTCCGGGCGGTCATCGCCGCCGGCGCCGTCGCGACACTGATGATCGGCCTGGCCGGCTGCGCGGACAGCGACCGCGACAACGGCGGCGGGGAAGGTTCGAGTTCCGGCGGCACCTTCATCTTCGCGGGCGCCGGCGACCCGAAGAACTTCGACCCGATCTTCAACGACGACGGCGAGTCGTTCCGGCCGATCCGGCAGATGTACGACACTCTCGTCACCCACAAGCCCGGCACCGCCGAGCTGGTCGGCGGTCTGGCCGAGAGCTGGGAGAACGACGCCACCGGCAAGGTCTGGACGTTCAAGCTGCGGCAGAACGTCAAGTTCCACGACGGCACCCCGCTGGACGCCGCGGCGGTCTGCGCGAACTTCGACCGCTGGTACACCATGAAGGGCGAGGCCGCCCAGTCCCAGATGATCTACTACCAGGACGTCTTCGGCGGGTTCGAGGGCAGCCCCGACGCGGTCTACGACAACTGCAAGGCCCAGGACGCCTCGACCGCGGTCGTGACGATGAAGAAGTACAAGGGCGCGTTCCCGGGCGCGTTCGCGCTGACCGCGTTCTCGATTGTCAGCCCCGAGGCGGTCAAGAAGTATGACGGCAACACCGTGACGCAGAACGGCGACTCGTTCGCGTACAGCGCGTTCGCCAACGAGCACCCGACCGGCACCGGCGCTTTCACGTACGGGGGCTGGAACAAGGCCACCGGCGAGATCACGCTCACCAAGAACCCTGACTACTGGGGCGACAAGGCCAAGGTCGACAAGATGATCATCAAGATCATCAAGGATGAGAACACCCGCAAGCAGGAGCTGCGCGCGGGCACGGTGCAGGCGATCGACTTCCCGGCCCCGGCCGACCGCAAGGCGCTGGCGGGCGAGGGCTACAAGGTGCTCGACCGGCCCGCCTTCAACATCCTCTACCTGGGCATCAACCAGAAGAACCCGAAACTCAGGGACTTGCGCGTACGGCAGGCGATCGCCTACGCCCTCAACCGCGCCCAGCTGGTGCAGACCAAGGGACCGGGCGGCGCCGCGGTGGCCGACCAGTTCCTGCCCGACACGGTGCTCGGCTACGCCCCGGACGTGCAGAAGTACGAGTACAACGTGGACAAGGCCAAGCAGCTGCTGAGCGAGGCCGGCGCGACCGGGCTGACGCTCAACTTCTACTACCCGACCGAGGTCACCCGGCCGTACATGCCGAACCCGCAGGAGATCTTCACCGTGCTGGCCAACGACCTGCAGGCGGCCGGCATCAAGATCAACGGTGTCCCGCGGCCCTGGAACGGCGGCTTCAAGGACGACGTGCAGCAGTTCGGCAAACAGGACCTGCACATCCTGGGCTGGACGGGCGACTACAACGACCCGGGCAACTTCGTCGGCACGTTCTTCGGCCGGGCCAAGCCCGAGTTCGGTGACGACGCGATGACCGAGATGTTCAGCGCGATCGGCAAGGCCGACGCGACTGTCGACGAGGCCGGCAAGAAGGCCGCGTTCGAGCAGGTCAACCGCGACCTGGCGACGAAGTGGCTGCCCGCCGTGCCGATCTGGCACGCCCCGCCCGCCCTGGCCACCGCCAAGAACGTCGAGGGCCTGGTGCCCAGCCCGCTGACCGCCGAGACGTTCAACTCCGTCTCGCTCACCAAGTAG
- a CDS encoding ABC transporter permease, which yields MVRVVLRRLVQLAVTLIALTTLVFFWLRSLPGGPVDALLGERATPQTRELLTRALGYDQPIWVQYGRFLKNVVTGNFGNSIRTGEPVIDVISRSFPATIELALAAIVIAIGLGIPLGYLAARHRGRLLDNATIIVTLVGISIPIFFLGYLLKDWLTQGLHLFPPSGRISTGMDNTDVTGFFVLDGLLTRELDASADALWHLVLPALTLATIPLAIIIRITRASVLDVLDEDYIRTADAKGLRSPTVRKRHVLRNALLPVVTIIGLQTGALLAGAVLTEKVYNWGGLGTLITDSIGGSRDYPVLQALILLAAAVFVVVNLLVDLSYAIIDPRVRVR from the coding sequence ATGGTGAGAGTCGTCCTGCGCCGCCTGGTCCAGCTGGCCGTCACGTTGATCGCGCTGACCACGCTGGTCTTCTTCTGGCTGCGCAGCCTGCCCGGCGGGCCGGTCGACGCGCTGCTGGGCGAGCGCGCGACCCCGCAGACCCGCGAGCTGCTGACCCGGGCCCTCGGCTACGACCAGCCGATCTGGGTCCAGTACGGCCGCTTCCTCAAGAACGTGGTGACCGGCAATTTCGGCAACTCCATCCGCACCGGTGAGCCGGTCATCGACGTGATCAGCCGGTCCTTCCCGGCCACTATCGAGCTGGCCCTGGCCGCCATCGTCATCGCGATCGGCCTGGGCATCCCGCTGGGCTACCTGGCGGCCCGGCATCGCGGCCGGCTGCTCGACAACGCGACCATCATCGTCACCCTCGTCGGCATCTCCATCCCGATCTTCTTCCTGGGCTATCTGCTCAAGGACTGGCTGACCCAGGGCCTGCACCTCTTCCCGCCCTCGGGCCGGATCAGCACCGGCATGGACAACACCGACGTGACCGGTTTCTTCGTGCTGGACGGGCTGCTGACCCGGGAACTGGACGCGTCGGCCGACGCGCTGTGGCATCTGGTGCTGCCCGCCCTCACCCTGGCCACGATCCCGCTGGCGATCATCATCCGGATCACCCGGGCCAGCGTGCTCGACGTGCTGGACGAGGACTACATCCGTACGGCGGACGCCAAGGGCCTGCGAAGTCCCACGGTCCGCAAGCGGCACGTGCTGCGCAACGCCCTGCTGCCCGTGGTCACCATCATCGGCCTGCAGACCGGGGCGTTGCTGGCGGGCGCGGTGCTGACCGAGAAGGTCTACAACTGGGGCGGGCTGGGCACGCTGATCACCGACTCGATCGGCGGCAGCCGCGACTATCCCGTGCTGCAGGCGCTGATCCTGCTCGCGGCGGCCGTGTTCGTCGTGGTGAACCTGCTCGTCGACCTCTCCTACGCGATCATCGACCCGAGGGTGCGTGTGCGATGA
- a CDS encoding ABC transporter permease produces MTGALAEHKRRRIDELIARTAEPGGVSLLRDAGRRLLRNPTAVVGATIILLFLVIAIFAPLVAPHDPVQRFGELTRNLTVDSIPGATAGHPLGSDPLGRDFASRMIFGARQTLFVGVLATLIGLLIGVLLGALAGAVGGWVDVLVMRLTDVMLALPSLLLAITLVALARESTQWTVIIAVAVVNVPIFARLLRGSMLAQRESDHVLAARALGVKRRTIVLRHMLPNSLTAVIVQATLTFAVAILDAAALSFLGLGDPDINRAEWGLMLGVDGVRYFEVRPELAYFPALAIIFVALGFTLLGESIREALDPKNRR; encoded by the coding sequence ATGACCGGTGCCCTGGCCGAGCACAAACGCCGGCGGATCGACGAGCTCATCGCCCGCACGGCCGAGCCGGGCGGGGTCAGCCTGCTGCGGGACGCCGGCCGGCGGCTGCTGCGCAACCCCACCGCGGTCGTCGGCGCCACGATCATCCTGCTGTTCCTCGTCATCGCGATCTTCGCCCCGCTGGTCGCCCCGCACGACCCGGTGCAGCGATTCGGAGAGCTGACCCGGAACTTGACCGTCGACAGCATCCCCGGCGCCACCGCGGGCCACCCGCTGGGCAGCGACCCGCTGGGCCGCGACTTCGCCTCCCGGATGATCTTCGGTGCCCGCCAGACCCTGTTCGTCGGCGTGCTGGCCACCCTCATCGGCCTGCTCATCGGCGTGCTGCTGGGCGCCCTGGCGGGCGCGGTCGGCGGCTGGGTCGACGTGCTGGTGATGCGGCTGACCGACGTGATGCTGGCCCTGCCCAGCCTGCTGCTGGCGATCACCCTGGTCGCCCTGGCCCGCGAATCCACTCAATGGACGGTGATCATCGCGGTCGCGGTGGTCAACGTGCCCATCTTCGCCCGGCTGCTCCGCGGGTCGATGCTGGCCCAACGGGAGAGCGATCACGTGCTGGCCGCCCGCGCGCTCGGCGTCAAGCGGCGCACGATCGTGCTGCGGCACATGCTGCCCAACTCGCTGACCGCCGTGATCGTGCAGGCCACCCTGACCTTCGCGGTGGCGATCCTGGACGCGGCCGCGCTGTCGTTCCTGGGCCTCGGCGACCCCGACATCAACCGGGCCGAGTGGGGTCTGATGCTGGGCGTCGACGGGGTGCGCTACTTCGAGGTGCGCCCGGAACTGGCCTACTTCCCGGCCCTGGCGATCATCTTCGTCGCGCTCGGCTTCACCCTGCTCGGCGAGAGCATCCGTGAGGCGCTCGACCCCAAGAACAGGCGGTGA
- a CDS encoding ABC transporter ATP-binding protein, translating into MPLLDVRDLSVVFGRGPRTVTAVDGVSFTVEPGQTVGLVGESGCGKSVTSLAIMGLLPRRGNTVTGQVLFDDTDLLQLRPHELRDWRGRDIGMIFQDPLSSLNPVIPLGVQVAEVLERHQGRTRQAALREARGLLEAVGIPDPQRRLKEYPHQLSGGMRQRALIAIALACKPRLLIADEPTTALDVTIQAQILTLLKELVDDSGTALVMITHDLGVVAGLCDTVNVLYAGKVVERAYRHHLFAEPRHPYTDGLLQSVPRLDAGRGGRLHQIRGSVSDNIPWSEGCAFAPRCDRVIDDCIGSVVPLEPGVRGGALRCTNPVPLEVPA; encoded by the coding sequence ATGCCTCTGCTCGACGTACGGGACCTTTCGGTGGTTTTCGGTCGTGGCCCCAGGACCGTCACCGCGGTGGACGGGGTCAGCTTCACGGTGGAGCCCGGTCAGACGGTCGGGCTGGTCGGCGAGAGCGGCTGCGGCAAATCCGTGACCAGCCTCGCGATCATGGGGCTGCTGCCCCGCCGCGGCAACACGGTCACCGGCCAGGTCCTCTTCGACGACACCGATCTGCTCCAGCTGCGCCCGCACGAGCTGCGCGACTGGCGGGGCCGCGACATCGGCATGATCTTCCAAGATCCGCTCTCCTCGCTGAACCCGGTGATCCCGCTGGGCGTCCAGGTGGCCGAGGTGCTGGAACGCCATCAGGGCCGCACCCGGCAGGCCGCGCTGCGCGAGGCCCGGGGCCTGCTGGAGGCGGTGGGCATCCCCGACCCGCAGCGCCGGCTCAAGGAATACCCCCACCAGCTCTCCGGCGGCATGCGGCAACGCGCCCTGATCGCCATCGCCCTGGCCTGCAAGCCGCGCCTGCTGATCGCCGACGAGCCCACGACCGCGCTCGACGTCACCATCCAGGCCCAGATCCTCACCCTGCTCAAGGAGCTGGTCGACGACTCCGGTACGGCCCTGGTCATGATCACCCACGATCTCGGTGTCGTGGCCGGCCTCTGCGACACGGTCAACGTCCTGTACGCGGGCAAGGTGGTCGAACGCGCCTACCGCCACCACCTGTTCGCCGAGCCCCGCCACCCGTACACCGACGGCCTGCTGCAGTCGGTCCCCCGCCTCGACGCCGGCCGGGGCGGGCGGCTGCACCAGATCCGCGGCTCCGTCAGCGACAACATCCCCTGGTCCGAGGGGTGCGCCTTCGCCCCCCGCTGCGACCGGGTGATCGACGACTGCATCGGTTCCGTGGTGCCGCTCGAACCCGGTGTCCGCGGCGGCGCGCTGCGCTGCACCAACCCCGTCCCGCTGGAGGTGCCCGCGTGA